From the genome of Vicia villosa cultivar HV-30 ecotype Madison, WI linkage group LG2, Vvil1.0, whole genome shotgun sequence, one region includes:
- the LOC131646618 gene encoding transcription factor MYB41-like translates to MGRSPCCDEIGVKKGPWTEEEDEKLIDYINKHGHGNWGTLSKRAGLNRCGKSCRLRWTNYLRPDIKRGKFTDEEERIIINLHSVLGNKWSKIAGHLPGRTDNEIKNFWNTNIRKKLLKMGIDPETHKPRTDYSHLMSISNLLGISNIGNTFSNNPIGFQPDITHIAKMQLLQNMLQIMNTNNSFAMNPYSSLGNIIPSLNPFNVFLNGANTIQKEPLLGLNGGEEYAMNPSLYSHGVISESSKQDISNGGSSLQNLDYSKMRSNNQDENPLPALVASSPKTSFNQMESDCNKAQMSIQSPSNIVFEDWEKFIDESSDSYWKELLDLTCTSPSKIPW, encoded by the exons ATGGGTAGGTCACCATGTTGTGATGAAATTGGTGTCAAGAAAGGGCCAtggacagaagaagaagatgagaagTTGATTGATTATATCAACAAACATGGCCATGGAAATTGGGGAACACTTTCGAAACGTGCCGGTTTGAATAGGTGTGGGAAGAGTTGTAGGTTAAGGTGGACAAATTATTTGAGACCTGATATTAAGAGAGGAAAATTCACCgatgaagaagaaagaatcatcATCAACCTTCATTCAGTACTCGGAAACAA GTGGTCTAAGATTGCAGGTCATCTTCCGGGTCGAACAGATAACGAGATAAAGAATTTTTGGAACACAAACATAAGGAAGAAGCTTTTGAAGATGGGAATTGACCCTGAAACTCATAAGCCAAGAACTGATTATAGTCACCTCATGAGTATTTCCAACTTACTTGGAATTTCAAATATAGGCAACACTTTTAGCAACAACCCTATTGGTTTTCAGCCAGACATTACTCACATAGCCAAAATGCAATTGTTGCAAAATATGTTACAAATTATGAACACCAATAATTCATTTGCTATGAACCCTTATAGCTCTTTAGGAAATATTATTCCTAGTCTTAATCCATTCAATGTGTTTTTGAATGGAGCAAACACAATTCAAAAGGAGCCATTATTAGGTTTGAATGGTGGTGAAGAATATGCTATGAACCCTAGTTTATACTCTCATGGAGTAATAAGCGAGTCTTCTAAGCAAGATATTTCAAATGGTGGATCAAGTTTACAAAATCTTGATTATAGCAAAATGAGAAGCAATAATCAAGATGAAAATCCACTTCCTGCTTTGGTTGCTTCCTCTCCTAAAACAAGTTTCAATCAAATGGAAAGTGATTGTAACAAAGCTCAAATGTCCATTCAATCACCTTCAAACATAGTCTTTGAAGATTGGGAGAAGTTCATTGATGAATCAAGTGATTCCTACTGGAAAGAGCTTTTAGA CTTGACATGCACTTCTCCATCAAAAATTCCATGGTAG